One part of the Tachysurus fulvidraco isolate hzauxx_2018 chromosome 23, HZAU_PFXX_2.0, whole genome shotgun sequence genome encodes these proteins:
- the LOC125140054 gene encoding zinc finger CW-type PWWP domain protein 1-like isoform X5, protein MIDGGKDDELKSVTNVMYLRATKLRKRRSGEMEGASEKNRSENQKERKWRPKKRGKDKGTDESGDEGTSGEKTARKGWEDEKRQKVKGRRIIKKSRDSKQFGLVRTLITHRETDRKKCQEEKDQRDETSDGDQHVMWVQCSKPECGKWRRLSDAVDPSVLPDDWTCQNNTDSTFSSCSAPEEKSSAPEEETFFYSLVPGSLVWAQQSGYSWWPALVERDPNTEQYLEFCSETDLTPYKCHVTYFGEPVTRAWVSCNKVRDYADHPEDNLLHVQKRLKDSICMAKEALHLSLKERLVKFGFRMRYVSDRESSEDSDIAADQTVPRGAMKTSTDMTFDRDSHSDGEL, encoded by the exons atgatagATGGAGGGAAAGATGATGAATTGAAGTCAGTTACAAACGTGATGTATCTCAGAGCCACAAAACTGAGGAAGAGAAGATcaggagagatggagggagcaagtgagaaaaacagaagtgaaaatcagaaagagagaaagtggaggCCCAAAAAAAGAGGGAAGGACAAAGGAACAGATGAGTCAGGTGATGAAGGAACATCTGGAGAGAAGACAGCAAGGAAAGGATGGGAGGatgaaaagagacagaaagtgaaagGGAGACGGATTATAAAGAAAAGCAGAGACAGCAAG CAGTTTGGTCTGGTTCGGactctcatcacacacagagagacagacaggaagaagtGTCAAGAAGAGAAGGATCAGAGGGATGAGACCAGTGATGGGGATCAGC atgtcaTGTGGGTGCAATGTAGCAAGCCTGAATGTGGTAAATGGAGAAGGCTGAGTGATGCTGTTGATCCTTCAGTTTTGCCTGATGACTGGACCTGCCAAAAcaacacag ACAGCACCTTCAGCAGTTGTTCAGCTCCAGAAGAGAAGTCCAGTGCGCCTGAGGAGGAGACGTTCTTTTACAGTCTGGTGCCTGGATCACTGGTTTGGGCCCAGCAAAGTGGCTATTCCtg gTGGCCCGCACTTGTAGAGCGAGATCCAAACACAGAGCAATATTTGGAATTCTGCTCAGAGACCGATCTCACTCCG TATAAGTGCCATGTAACATATTTTGGAGAACCAGTGACTCGGGCCTGGGTCTCCTGCAACAAAGTGAGGGACTACGCAGACCACCCTGAGGATAATCTTcttcat gtacagAAGCGCCTGAAAGATTCCATCTGTATGGCCAAGGAAGCGCTCCACTTGTCTCTGAAG gagcgCTTAGTAAAGTTTGGGTTTCGTATGCGTTAtgtgtcagacagagagagctcAGAGGACAGTGATATCGCAG CAGACCAGACAGTGCCTCGGGGTGCCATGAAAACAAGCACTGACATGACCTTTGACCGAGACAGTCATTCTGATGGAGAGCTttaa
- the LOC125140054 gene encoding zinc finger CW-type PWWP domain protein 1-like isoform X11, whose protein sequence is MMHTDERHYKKKQMIDGGKDDELKSVTNVMYLRATKLRKRRSGEMEGASEKNRSENQKERKWRPKKRGKDKGTDESGDEGTSGEKTARKGWEDEKRQKVKGRRIIKKSRDSKQFGLVRTLITHRETDRKKCQEEKDQRDETSDGDQHSTFSSCSAPEEKSSAPEEETFFYSLVPGSLVWAQQSGYSWWPALVERDPNTEQYLEFCSETDLTPYKCHVTYFGEPVTRAWVSCNKVRDYADHPEDNLLHVQKRLKDSICMAKEALHLSLKERLVKFGFRMRYVSDRESSEDSDIAADQTVPRGAMKTSTDMTFDRDSHSDGEL, encoded by the exons ATGATGCACACAGATGAgagacattacaaaaaaaaacagatgatagATGGAGGGAAAGATGATGAATTGAAGTCAGTTACAAACGTGATGTATCTCAGAGCCACAAAACTGAGGAAGAGAAGATcaggagagatggagggagcaagtgagaaaaacagaagtgaaaatcagaaagagagaaagtggaggCCCAAAAAAAGAGGGAAGGACAAAGGAACAGATGAGTCAGGTGATGAAGGAACATCTGGAGAGAAGACAGCAAGGAAAGGATGGGAGGatgaaaagagacagaaagtgaaagGGAGACGGATTATAAAGAAAAGCAGAGACAGCAAG CAGTTTGGTCTGGTTCGGactctcatcacacacagagagacagacaggaagaagtGTCAAGAAGAGAAGGATCAGAGGGATGAGACCAGTGATGGGGATCAGC ACAGCACCTTCAGCAGTTGTTCAGCTCCAGAAGAGAAGTCCAGTGCGCCTGAGGAGGAGACGTTCTTTTACAGTCTGGTGCCTGGATCACTGGTTTGGGCCCAGCAAAGTGGCTATTCCtg gTGGCCCGCACTTGTAGAGCGAGATCCAAACACAGAGCAATATTTGGAATTCTGCTCAGAGACCGATCTCACTCCG TATAAGTGCCATGTAACATATTTTGGAGAACCAGTGACTCGGGCCTGGGTCTCCTGCAACAAAGTGAGGGACTACGCAGACCACCCTGAGGATAATCTTcttcat gtacagAAGCGCCTGAAAGATTCCATCTGTATGGCCAAGGAAGCGCTCCACTTGTCTCTGAAG gagcgCTTAGTAAAGTTTGGGTTTCGTATGCGTTAtgtgtcagacagagagagctcAGAGGACAGTGATATCGCAG CAGACCAGACAGTGCCTCGGGGTGCCATGAAAACAAGCACTGACATGACCTTTGACCGAGACAGTCATTCTGATGGAGAGCTttaa
- the LOC125140054 gene encoding zinc finger CW-type PWWP domain protein 1-like isoform X10, whose protein sequence is MMHTDERHYKKKQMIDGGKDDELKSVTNVMYLRATKLRKRRSGEMEGASEKNRSENQKERKWRPKKRGKDKGTDESGDEGTSGEKTARKGWEDEKRQKVKGRRIIKKSRDSKQQFGLVRTLITHRETDRKKCQEEKDQRDETSDGDQHSTFSSCSAPEEKSSAPEEETFFYSLVPGSLVWAQQSGYSWWPALVERDPNTEQYLEFCSETDLTPYKCHVTYFGEPVTRAWVSCNKVRDYADHPEDNLLHVQKRLKDSICMAKEALHLSLKERLVKFGFRMRYVSDRESSEDSDIAADQTVPRGAMKTSTDMTFDRDSHSDGEL, encoded by the exons ATGATGCACACAGATGAgagacattacaaaaaaaaacagatgatagATGGAGGGAAAGATGATGAATTGAAGTCAGTTACAAACGTGATGTATCTCAGAGCCACAAAACTGAGGAAGAGAAGATcaggagagatggagggagcaagtgagaaaaacagaagtgaaaatcagaaagagagaaagtggaggCCCAAAAAAAGAGGGAAGGACAAAGGAACAGATGAGTCAGGTGATGAAGGAACATCTGGAGAGAAGACAGCAAGGAAAGGATGGGAGGatgaaaagagacagaaagtgaaagGGAGACGGATTATAAAGAAAAGCAGAGACAGCAAG cagCAGTTTGGTCTGGTTCGGactctcatcacacacagagagacagacaggaagaagtGTCAAGAAGAGAAGGATCAGAGGGATGAGACCAGTGATGGGGATCAGC ACAGCACCTTCAGCAGTTGTTCAGCTCCAGAAGAGAAGTCCAGTGCGCCTGAGGAGGAGACGTTCTTTTACAGTCTGGTGCCTGGATCACTGGTTTGGGCCCAGCAAAGTGGCTATTCCtg gTGGCCCGCACTTGTAGAGCGAGATCCAAACACAGAGCAATATTTGGAATTCTGCTCAGAGACCGATCTCACTCCG TATAAGTGCCATGTAACATATTTTGGAGAACCAGTGACTCGGGCCTGGGTCTCCTGCAACAAAGTGAGGGACTACGCAGACCACCCTGAGGATAATCTTcttcat gtacagAAGCGCCTGAAAGATTCCATCTGTATGGCCAAGGAAGCGCTCCACTTGTCTCTGAAG gagcgCTTAGTAAAGTTTGGGTTTCGTATGCGTTAtgtgtcagacagagagagctcAGAGGACAGTGATATCGCAG CAGACCAGACAGTGCCTCGGGGTGCCATGAAAACAAGCACTGACATGACCTTTGACCGAGACAGTCATTCTGATGGAGAGCTttaa
- the LOC125140054 gene encoding zinc finger CW-type PWWP domain protein 1-like isoform X3, whose protein sequence is MMHTDERHYKKKQMIDGGKDDELKSVTNVMYLRATKLRKRRSGEMEGASEKNRSENQKERKWRPKKRGKDKGTDESGDEGTSGEKTARKGWEDEKRQKVKGRRIIKKSRDSKQFGLVRTLITHRETDRKKCQEEKDQRDETSDGDQHVMWVQCSKPECGKWRRLSDAVDPSVLPDDWTCQNNTDSTFSSCSAPEEKSSAPEEETFFYSLVPGSLVWAQQSGYSWWPALVERDPNTEQYLEFCSETDLTPYKCHVTYFGEPVTRAWVSCNKVRDYADHPEDNLLHVQKRLKDSICMAKEALHLSLKERLVKFGFRMRYVSDRESSEDSDIAADQTVPRGAMKTSTDMTFDRDSHSDGEL, encoded by the exons ATGATGCACACAGATGAgagacattacaaaaaaaaacagatgatagATGGAGGGAAAGATGATGAATTGAAGTCAGTTACAAACGTGATGTATCTCAGAGCCACAAAACTGAGGAAGAGAAGATcaggagagatggagggagcaagtgagaaaaacagaagtgaaaatcagaaagagagaaagtggaggCCCAAAAAAAGAGGGAAGGACAAAGGAACAGATGAGTCAGGTGATGAAGGAACATCTGGAGAGAAGACAGCAAGGAAAGGATGGGAGGatgaaaagagacagaaagtgaaagGGAGACGGATTATAAAGAAAAGCAGAGACAGCAAG CAGTTTGGTCTGGTTCGGactctcatcacacacagagagacagacaggaagaagtGTCAAGAAGAGAAGGATCAGAGGGATGAGACCAGTGATGGGGATCAGC atgtcaTGTGGGTGCAATGTAGCAAGCCTGAATGTGGTAAATGGAGAAGGCTGAGTGATGCTGTTGATCCTTCAGTTTTGCCTGATGACTGGACCTGCCAAAAcaacacag ACAGCACCTTCAGCAGTTGTTCAGCTCCAGAAGAGAAGTCCAGTGCGCCTGAGGAGGAGACGTTCTTTTACAGTCTGGTGCCTGGATCACTGGTTTGGGCCCAGCAAAGTGGCTATTCCtg gTGGCCCGCACTTGTAGAGCGAGATCCAAACACAGAGCAATATTTGGAATTCTGCTCAGAGACCGATCTCACTCCG TATAAGTGCCATGTAACATATTTTGGAGAACCAGTGACTCGGGCCTGGGTCTCCTGCAACAAAGTGAGGGACTACGCAGACCACCCTGAGGATAATCTTcttcat gtacagAAGCGCCTGAAAGATTCCATCTGTATGGCCAAGGAAGCGCTCCACTTGTCTCTGAAG gagcgCTTAGTAAAGTTTGGGTTTCGTATGCGTTAtgtgtcagacagagagagctcAGAGGACAGTGATATCGCAG CAGACCAGACAGTGCCTCGGGGTGCCATGAAAACAAGCACTGACATGACCTTTGACCGAGACAGTCATTCTGATGGAGAGCTttaa
- the LOC125140054 gene encoding zinc finger CW-type PWWP domain protein 1-like isoform X4: MIDGGKDDELKSVTNVMYLRATKLRKRRSGEMEGASEKNRSENQKERKWRPKKRGKDKGTDESGDEGTSGEKTARKGWEDEKRQKVKGRRIIKKSRDSKQQFGLVRTLITHRETDRKKCQEEKDQRDETSDGDQHVMWVQCSKPECGKWRRLSDAVDPSVLPDDWTCQNNTDSTFSSCSAPEEKSSAPEEETFFYSLVPGSLVWAQQSGYSWWPALVERDPNTEQYLEFCSETDLTPYKCHVTYFGEPVTRAWVSCNKVRDYADHPEDNLLHVQKRLKDSICMAKEALHLSLKERLVKFGFRMRYVSDRESSEDSDIAADQTVPRGAMKTSTDMTFDRDSHSDGEL; encoded by the exons atgatagATGGAGGGAAAGATGATGAATTGAAGTCAGTTACAAACGTGATGTATCTCAGAGCCACAAAACTGAGGAAGAGAAGATcaggagagatggagggagcaagtgagaaaaacagaagtgaaaatcagaaagagagaaagtggaggCCCAAAAAAAGAGGGAAGGACAAAGGAACAGATGAGTCAGGTGATGAAGGAACATCTGGAGAGAAGACAGCAAGGAAAGGATGGGAGGatgaaaagagacagaaagtgaaagGGAGACGGATTATAAAGAAAAGCAGAGACAGCAAG cagCAGTTTGGTCTGGTTCGGactctcatcacacacagagagacagacaggaagaagtGTCAAGAAGAGAAGGATCAGAGGGATGAGACCAGTGATGGGGATCAGC atgtcaTGTGGGTGCAATGTAGCAAGCCTGAATGTGGTAAATGGAGAAGGCTGAGTGATGCTGTTGATCCTTCAGTTTTGCCTGATGACTGGACCTGCCAAAAcaacacag ACAGCACCTTCAGCAGTTGTTCAGCTCCAGAAGAGAAGTCCAGTGCGCCTGAGGAGGAGACGTTCTTTTACAGTCTGGTGCCTGGATCACTGGTTTGGGCCCAGCAAAGTGGCTATTCCtg gTGGCCCGCACTTGTAGAGCGAGATCCAAACACAGAGCAATATTTGGAATTCTGCTCAGAGACCGATCTCACTCCG TATAAGTGCCATGTAACATATTTTGGAGAACCAGTGACTCGGGCCTGGGTCTCCTGCAACAAAGTGAGGGACTACGCAGACCACCCTGAGGATAATCTTcttcat gtacagAAGCGCCTGAAAGATTCCATCTGTATGGCCAAGGAAGCGCTCCACTTGTCTCTGAAG gagcgCTTAGTAAAGTTTGGGTTTCGTATGCGTTAtgtgtcagacagagagagctcAGAGGACAGTGATATCGCAG CAGACCAGACAGTGCCTCGGGGTGCCATGAAAACAAGCACTGACATGACCTTTGACCGAGACAGTCATTCTGATGGAGAGCTttaa
- the LOC125140054 gene encoding zinc finger CW-type PWWP domain protein 1-like isoform X1 codes for MMHTDERHYKKKQMIDGGKDDELKSVTNVMYLRATKLRKRRSGEMEGASEKNRSENQKERKWRPKKRGKDKGTDESGDEGTSGEKTARKGWEDEKRQKVKGRRIIKKSRDSKQQFGLVRTLITHRETDRKKCQEEKDQRDETSDGDQHVMWVQCSKPECGKWRRLSDAVDPSVLPDDWTCQNNTDSTFSSCSAPEEKSSAPEEETFFYSLVPGSLVWAQQSGYSWWPALVERDPNTEQYLEFCSETDLTPYKCHVTYFGEPVTRAWVSCNKVRDYADHPEDNLLHVQKRLKDSICMAKEALHLSLKERLVKFGFRMRYVSDRESSEDSDIAADQTVPRGAMKTSTDMTFDRDSHSDGEL; via the exons ATGATGCACACAGATGAgagacattacaaaaaaaaacagatgatagATGGAGGGAAAGATGATGAATTGAAGTCAGTTACAAACGTGATGTATCTCAGAGCCACAAAACTGAGGAAGAGAAGATcaggagagatggagggagcaagtgagaaaaacagaagtgaaaatcagaaagagagaaagtggaggCCCAAAAAAAGAGGGAAGGACAAAGGAACAGATGAGTCAGGTGATGAAGGAACATCTGGAGAGAAGACAGCAAGGAAAGGATGGGAGGatgaaaagagacagaaagtgaaagGGAGACGGATTATAAAGAAAAGCAGAGACAGCAAG cagCAGTTTGGTCTGGTTCGGactctcatcacacacagagagacagacaggaagaagtGTCAAGAAGAGAAGGATCAGAGGGATGAGACCAGTGATGGGGATCAGC atgtcaTGTGGGTGCAATGTAGCAAGCCTGAATGTGGTAAATGGAGAAGGCTGAGTGATGCTGTTGATCCTTCAGTTTTGCCTGATGACTGGACCTGCCAAAAcaacacag ACAGCACCTTCAGCAGTTGTTCAGCTCCAGAAGAGAAGTCCAGTGCGCCTGAGGAGGAGACGTTCTTTTACAGTCTGGTGCCTGGATCACTGGTTTGGGCCCAGCAAAGTGGCTATTCCtg gTGGCCCGCACTTGTAGAGCGAGATCCAAACACAGAGCAATATTTGGAATTCTGCTCAGAGACCGATCTCACTCCG TATAAGTGCCATGTAACATATTTTGGAGAACCAGTGACTCGGGCCTGGGTCTCCTGCAACAAAGTGAGGGACTACGCAGACCACCCTGAGGATAATCTTcttcat gtacagAAGCGCCTGAAAGATTCCATCTGTATGGCCAAGGAAGCGCTCCACTTGTCTCTGAAG gagcgCTTAGTAAAGTTTGGGTTTCGTATGCGTTAtgtgtcagacagagagagctcAGAGGACAGTGATATCGCAG CAGACCAGACAGTGCCTCGGGGTGCCATGAAAACAAGCACTGACATGACCTTTGACCGAGACAGTCATTCTGATGGAGAGCTttaa
- the LOC125140054 gene encoding zinc finger CW-type PWWP domain protein 1-like isoform X12, protein MEGASEKNRSENQKERKWRPKKRGKDKGTDESGDEGTSGEKTARKGWEDEKRQKVKGRRIIKKSRDSKQQFGLVRTLITHRETDRKKCQEEKDQRDETSDGDQHVMWVQCSKPECGKWRRLSDAVDPSVLPDDWTCQNNTDSTFSSCSAPEEKSSAPEEETFFYSLVPGSLVWAQQSGYSWWPALVERDPNTEQYLEFCSETDLTPYKCHVTYFGEPVTRAWVSCNKVRDYADHPEDNLLHVQKRLKDSICMAKEALHLSLKERLVKFGFRMRYVSDRESSEDSDIAADQTVPRGAMKTSTDMTFDRDSHSDGEL, encoded by the exons atggagggagcaagtgagaaaaacagaagtgaaaatcagaaagagagaaagtggaggCCCAAAAAAAGAGGGAAGGACAAAGGAACAGATGAGTCAGGTGATGAAGGAACATCTGGAGAGAAGACAGCAAGGAAAGGATGGGAGGatgaaaagagacagaaagtgaaagGGAGACGGATTATAAAGAAAAGCAGAGACAGCAAG cagCAGTTTGGTCTGGTTCGGactctcatcacacacagagagacagacaggaagaagtGTCAAGAAGAGAAGGATCAGAGGGATGAGACCAGTGATGGGGATCAGC atgtcaTGTGGGTGCAATGTAGCAAGCCTGAATGTGGTAAATGGAGAAGGCTGAGTGATGCTGTTGATCCTTCAGTTTTGCCTGATGACTGGACCTGCCAAAAcaacacag ACAGCACCTTCAGCAGTTGTTCAGCTCCAGAAGAGAAGTCCAGTGCGCCTGAGGAGGAGACGTTCTTTTACAGTCTGGTGCCTGGATCACTGGTTTGGGCCCAGCAAAGTGGCTATTCCtg gTGGCCCGCACTTGTAGAGCGAGATCCAAACACAGAGCAATATTTGGAATTCTGCTCAGAGACCGATCTCACTCCG TATAAGTGCCATGTAACATATTTTGGAGAACCAGTGACTCGGGCCTGGGTCTCCTGCAACAAAGTGAGGGACTACGCAGACCACCCTGAGGATAATCTTcttcat gtacagAAGCGCCTGAAAGATTCCATCTGTATGGCCAAGGAAGCGCTCCACTTGTCTCTGAAG gagcgCTTAGTAAAGTTTGGGTTTCGTATGCGTTAtgtgtcagacagagagagctcAGAGGACAGTGATATCGCAG CAGACCAGACAGTGCCTCGGGGTGCCATGAAAACAAGCACTGACATGACCTTTGACCGAGACAGTCATTCTGATGGAGAGCTttaa
- the LOC125140054 gene encoding zinc finger CW-type PWWP domain protein 1-like isoform X7, whose amino-acid sequence MMHTDERHYKKKQMIDGGKDDELKSVTNVMYLRATKLRKRRSGEMEGASEKNRSENQKERKWRPKKRGKDKGTDESGDEGTSGEKTARKGWEDEKRQKVKGRRIIKKSRDSKQQFGLVRTLITHRETDRKKCQEEKDQRDETSDGDQHVMWVQCSKPECGKWRRLSDAVDPSVLPDDWTCQNNTDSTFSSCSAPEEKSSAPEEETFFYSLVPGSLVWAQQSGYSWWPALVERDPNTEQYLEFCSETDLTPYKCHVTYFGEPVTRAWVSCNKVRDYADHPEGTEAPERFHLYGQGSAPLVSEADQTVPRGAMKTSTDMTFDRDSHSDGEL is encoded by the exons ATGATGCACACAGATGAgagacattacaaaaaaaaacagatgatagATGGAGGGAAAGATGATGAATTGAAGTCAGTTACAAACGTGATGTATCTCAGAGCCACAAAACTGAGGAAGAGAAGATcaggagagatggagggagcaagtgagaaaaacagaagtgaaaatcagaaagagagaaagtggaggCCCAAAAAAAGAGGGAAGGACAAAGGAACAGATGAGTCAGGTGATGAAGGAACATCTGGAGAGAAGACAGCAAGGAAAGGATGGGAGGatgaaaagagacagaaagtgaaagGGAGACGGATTATAAAGAAAAGCAGAGACAGCAAG cagCAGTTTGGTCTGGTTCGGactctcatcacacacagagagacagacaggaagaagtGTCAAGAAGAGAAGGATCAGAGGGATGAGACCAGTGATGGGGATCAGC atgtcaTGTGGGTGCAATGTAGCAAGCCTGAATGTGGTAAATGGAGAAGGCTGAGTGATGCTGTTGATCCTTCAGTTTTGCCTGATGACTGGACCTGCCAAAAcaacacag ACAGCACCTTCAGCAGTTGTTCAGCTCCAGAAGAGAAGTCCAGTGCGCCTGAGGAGGAGACGTTCTTTTACAGTCTGGTGCCTGGATCACTGGTTTGGGCCCAGCAAAGTGGCTATTCCtg gTGGCCCGCACTTGTAGAGCGAGATCCAAACACAGAGCAATATTTGGAATTCTGCTCAGAGACCGATCTCACTCCG TATAAGTGCCATGTAACATATTTTGGAGAACCAGTGACTCGGGCCTGGGTCTCCTGCAACAAAGTGAGGGACTACGCAGACCACCCTGAGG gtacagAAGCGCCTGAAAGATTCCATCTGTATGGCCAAGGAAGCGCTCCACTTGTCTCTGAAG CAGACCAGACAGTGCCTCGGGGTGCCATGAAAACAAGCACTGACATGACCTTTGACCGAGACAGTCATTCTGATGGAGAGCTttaa
- the LOC125140054 gene encoding zinc finger CW-type PWWP domain protein 1-like isoform X8 produces MMHTDERHYKKKQMIDGGKDDELKSVTNVMYLRATKLRKRRSGEMEGASEKNRSENQKERKWRPKKRGKDKGTDESGDEGTSGEKTARKGWEDEKRQKVKGRRIIKKSRDSKQQFGLVRTLITHRETDRKKCQEEKDQRDETSDGDQHVMWVQCSKPECGKWRRLSDAVDPSVLPDDWTCQNNTDSTFSSCSAPEEKSSAPEEETFFYSLVPGSLVWAQQSGYSWWPALVERDPNTEQYLEFCSETDLTPYKCHVTYFGEPVTRAWVSCNKVRDYADHPEGTEAPERFHLYGQGSAPLVSEDQTVPRGAMKTSTDMTFDRDSHSDGEL; encoded by the exons ATGATGCACACAGATGAgagacattacaaaaaaaaacagatgatagATGGAGGGAAAGATGATGAATTGAAGTCAGTTACAAACGTGATGTATCTCAGAGCCACAAAACTGAGGAAGAGAAGATcaggagagatggagggagcaagtgagaaaaacagaagtgaaaatcagaaagagagaaagtggaggCCCAAAAAAAGAGGGAAGGACAAAGGAACAGATGAGTCAGGTGATGAAGGAACATCTGGAGAGAAGACAGCAAGGAAAGGATGGGAGGatgaaaagagacagaaagtgaaagGGAGACGGATTATAAAGAAAAGCAGAGACAGCAAG cagCAGTTTGGTCTGGTTCGGactctcatcacacacagagagacagacaggaagaagtGTCAAGAAGAGAAGGATCAGAGGGATGAGACCAGTGATGGGGATCAGC atgtcaTGTGGGTGCAATGTAGCAAGCCTGAATGTGGTAAATGGAGAAGGCTGAGTGATGCTGTTGATCCTTCAGTTTTGCCTGATGACTGGACCTGCCAAAAcaacacag ACAGCACCTTCAGCAGTTGTTCAGCTCCAGAAGAGAAGTCCAGTGCGCCTGAGGAGGAGACGTTCTTTTACAGTCTGGTGCCTGGATCACTGGTTTGGGCCCAGCAAAGTGGCTATTCCtg gTGGCCCGCACTTGTAGAGCGAGATCCAAACACAGAGCAATATTTGGAATTCTGCTCAGAGACCGATCTCACTCCG TATAAGTGCCATGTAACATATTTTGGAGAACCAGTGACTCGGGCCTGGGTCTCCTGCAACAAAGTGAGGGACTACGCAGACCACCCTGAGG gtacagAAGCGCCTGAAAGATTCCATCTGTATGGCCAAGGAAGCGCTCCACTTGTCTCTGAAG ACCAGACAGTGCCTCGGGGTGCCATGAAAACAAGCACTGACATGACCTTTGACCGAGACAGTCATTCTGATGGAGAGCTttaa
- the LOC125140054 gene encoding zinc finger CW-type PWWP domain protein 1-like isoform X2: MMHTDERHYKKKQMIDGGKDDELKSVTNVMYLRATKLRKRRSGEMEGASEKNRSENQKERKWRPKKRGKDKGTDESGDEGTSGEKTARKGWEDEKRQKVKGRRIIKKSRDSKQQFGLVRTLITHRETDRKKCQEEKDQRDETSDGDQHVMWVQCSKPECGKWRRLSDAVDPSVLPDDWTCQNNTDSTFSSCSAPEEKSSAPEEETFFYSLVPGSLVWAQQSGYSWWPALVERDPNTEQYLEFCSETDLTPYKCHVTYFGEPVTRAWVSCNKVRDYADHPEDNLLHVQKRLKDSICMAKEALHLSLKERLVKFGFRMRYVSDRESSEDSDIADQTVPRGAMKTSTDMTFDRDSHSDGEL; encoded by the exons ATGATGCACACAGATGAgagacattacaaaaaaaaacagatgatagATGGAGGGAAAGATGATGAATTGAAGTCAGTTACAAACGTGATGTATCTCAGAGCCACAAAACTGAGGAAGAGAAGATcaggagagatggagggagcaagtgagaaaaacagaagtgaaaatcagaaagagagaaagtggaggCCCAAAAAAAGAGGGAAGGACAAAGGAACAGATGAGTCAGGTGATGAAGGAACATCTGGAGAGAAGACAGCAAGGAAAGGATGGGAGGatgaaaagagacagaaagtgaaagGGAGACGGATTATAAAGAAAAGCAGAGACAGCAAG cagCAGTTTGGTCTGGTTCGGactctcatcacacacagagagacagacaggaagaagtGTCAAGAAGAGAAGGATCAGAGGGATGAGACCAGTGATGGGGATCAGC atgtcaTGTGGGTGCAATGTAGCAAGCCTGAATGTGGTAAATGGAGAAGGCTGAGTGATGCTGTTGATCCTTCAGTTTTGCCTGATGACTGGACCTGCCAAAAcaacacag ACAGCACCTTCAGCAGTTGTTCAGCTCCAGAAGAGAAGTCCAGTGCGCCTGAGGAGGAGACGTTCTTTTACAGTCTGGTGCCTGGATCACTGGTTTGGGCCCAGCAAAGTGGCTATTCCtg gTGGCCCGCACTTGTAGAGCGAGATCCAAACACAGAGCAATATTTGGAATTCTGCTCAGAGACCGATCTCACTCCG TATAAGTGCCATGTAACATATTTTGGAGAACCAGTGACTCGGGCCTGGGTCTCCTGCAACAAAGTGAGGGACTACGCAGACCACCCTGAGGATAATCTTcttcat gtacagAAGCGCCTGAAAGATTCCATCTGTATGGCCAAGGAAGCGCTCCACTTGTCTCTGAAG gagcgCTTAGTAAAGTTTGGGTTTCGTATGCGTTAtgtgtcagacagagagagctcAGAGGACAGTGATATCGCAG ACCAGACAGTGCCTCGGGGTGCCATGAAAACAAGCACTGACATGACCTTTGACCGAGACAGTCATTCTGATGGAGAGCTttaa